The Colletotrichum destructivum chromosome 8, complete sequence genome includes the window tcttcgccgccgtccatcGCTGAGTGTGACGTCAAGCCCACGAGCGCCCGAAGCATTTCCCTGGCCGCCCAATCAGCAACTCCAGAGAAGCCAGGATTTCCTGTTTTTGGACGACTCCGTCACTTGCATTGCGCTGCTGTGGTACGCGGTCAGAGCTTGCTCTGTTCGACATCATAAGAGCTGTCCCGCCGCCCCCAGCTGCGCCCGCGACCCCATATCACGTAAAAGTGCCCATTCACGAAAACAACTCCTAGCTTCAACGGTCAGACCCCCTCGCGATCAAACGAGACATCTTCAACGGGAGATTCATACCGAATCACCACTCGACGTACCCCGACAGCAAACTACACCAAAAGAACCCTCACAAAACACCAATATGGGCGACGAAGAGAATTCGGGATCCGGGACCATCTACTCCCGCAACAAAGAGGACacgctcgaggccgagaccctTCTGTGGCGCGCCATGTGCGACACGAAGCCCAAGCACCTCAAGAAGTACCTCGACAAggaggccgtcctcgcccaccCAGGCCAGAAGCCCTACTCCCCGAAATCCAAGCCGACGCTGCAGGAgtacctcgacgaggactggGAGCCCTGGACGGCCTACAAGATGCACGACGACCCGGAATTTGTCGAGATCGACGTCATGAGCTCCAGCCTCGTCTACCGCGTTACCGCCTGGCGCCAAGAGGGAAACAAGCTCGTCGCGACCGAGGGCATCTGCAACAGCGTTTGGAAGCAGGAGCCTGGCGGGGAGTGGACGTGCTGCTGCCACCACATGAGCACCGTTTGAGctgtgatggatggatggttggTTGGCGTCTCCGGAAAGGTGATGGTGATTTCGGGGGATACTCGATAAGGCGATGCATGATCTGACTGGGCATGAGCAAGAGTAAGACAGAGGAACGGGACACTTTGGCGTTTTGTATGAGTGACAGCATGGTTTGCAGGCGCTGTTGATCTGGTCTGACGGTATTTCCACGCAGCAGTTTTGTTTGATTGCATTTAATGACAAGCATGCAATTGAATTTGGAGTATCCCAAGTTGCAACACGCCTGTTCTTGTGATGATCAGGTAGCCTTCAGTGATCGGGTGCGACCAGCACTTGTTTGCGAAGGGTGTAGGAGATCAAGGTGCATTTTTGCGCTGACCGACTGACCTGTGAACTCATGCTGGTTTGTGATTAAACGTTGATGAGCATGGGTGAAGAAA containing:
- a CDS encoding Putative NTF2-like domain superfamily protein — its product is MGDEENSGSGTIYSRNKEDTLEAETLLWRAMCDTKPKHLKKYLDKEAVLAHPGQKPYSPKSKPTLQEYLDEDWEPWTAYKMHDDPEFVEIDVMSSSLVYRVTAWRQEGNKLVATEGICNSVWKQEPGGEWTCCCHHMSTV